The Methanoculleus marisnigri JR1 genome window below encodes:
- the dnaK gene encoding molecular chaperone DnaK, whose protein sequence is MVSEKVLGIDLGTTNSCMAIMEGGRATVIANAEGGRTTPSVVAFSKEGERLVGNVAKRQAITNPNRTVQSIKRRMGTNEKVTIGDKTYTPQEISAMILQKMKLDAEEYLGEKIAKAVITVPAYFNDAQRQATKDAGTIAGLEVLRIINEPTASALAYGIDREGDSTVLVYDLGGGTFDVSILQLGDGVFEVKSTAGNNRLGGDDFDTRVVDYLADEFRKKEGIDLRNDPVAMQRLRDAAENAKIELSTVQKTNINLPYITTTESGPKFLDVDLTRAKFEQLIGDLVDSTLGPVKQALSDAKLGADDIDHILLVGGSTRVPLVQETVKKVLKKEPDKGINPDECVALGAAIQAGVLTGETKDVLLLDVTPLSLGIETLGGIATKLIERNTTIPTRKSQIFSTAADGQTSVEIHVMQGERALAKDNFTLGRFQLTGIPPAPRGIPQIEVTFDIDANGIVHVSAKDLGTGNEQSITIKPQDSRPSEAEIQRMMDEAKKFEAEDQKNREEIEIRNTADTAIFTAERAMKDAGDSIEAADKEKIESAIADLKKALEGDDLEAIKQKMDALTEAVYALTTKMYQQAQAAAAQQQQTEGAAKKDDTVVDADYEVKE, encoded by the coding sequence ATGGTTTCGGAAAAAGTTCTGGGTATCGATCTTGGGACAACCAACTCGTGCATGGCAATCATGGAAGGCGGGCGGGCGACGGTCATCGCCAACGCCGAAGGCGGCAGAACCACCCCGTCGGTCGTAGCGTTCTCCAAGGAGGGCGAGCGGCTGGTCGGCAACGTCGCGAAGAGGCAGGCGATCACGAACCCGAACCGCACCGTCCAGTCGATCAAGCGCAGGATGGGCACGAACGAGAAGGTCACCATCGGGGACAAGACCTACACCCCGCAGGAGATCTCCGCGATGATCCTCCAGAAGATGAAGCTGGACGCGGAGGAGTATCTCGGCGAGAAGATCGCGAAAGCCGTCATCACGGTGCCCGCCTACTTCAACGACGCTCAACGGCAGGCAACGAAGGACGCAGGGACGATCGCCGGCCTCGAGGTGCTCCGGATCATCAACGAGCCGACCGCGAGCGCGCTCGCCTACGGCATCGACAGGGAAGGCGACTCCACGGTGCTCGTCTACGATCTCGGCGGCGGGACGTTCGACGTCTCGATCCTCCAGCTCGGCGACGGCGTCTTCGAGGTCAAGTCGACCGCAGGCAACAACCGCCTCGGCGGCGACGACTTCGATACGAGGGTCGTCGACTACCTGGCCGACGAGTTCAGGAAGAAGGAGGGCATCGACCTCCGGAATGACCCGGTCGCGATGCAGCGGCTGCGCGACGCGGCCGAGAACGCGAAGATCGAGCTCTCCACCGTCCAGAAGACCAACATCAACCTCCCCTACATCACCACGACGGAGAGCGGGCCCAAGTTCCTGGACGTCGATCTGACCCGGGCGAAGTTCGAGCAGCTCATCGGCGACCTCGTCGACTCGACCCTCGGGCCGGTGAAGCAGGCGCTCTCCGACGCCAAACTGGGCGCCGACGACATCGACCACATCCTCCTCGTCGGAGGTTCGACCCGTGTCCCGCTCGTCCAGGAGACCGTGAAGAAGGTCCTCAAGAAGGAGCCCGATAAAGGCATCAACCCCGACGAGTGCGTCGCCCTCGGCGCCGCCATCCAGGCAGGCGTGCTGACCGGCGAGACGAAGGACGTCCTGCTCCTCGACGTGACGCCGCTCTCGCTCGGCATAGAGACGCTCGGCGGCATCGCGACGAAGCTCATCGAGCGCAACACCACCATCCCGACAAGGAAGAGCCAGATCTTCTCGACCGCCGCCGACGGCCAGACCTCGGTGGAGATCCACGTGATGCAGGGCGAGCGGGCGCTCGCGAAGGACAACTTCACCCTGGGCCGATTCCAGCTCACCGGCATCCCGCCGGCGCCGCGTGGCATCCCGCAGATCGAGGTCACGTTCGATATCGACGCAAACGGTATCGTCCACGTCTCGGCAAAGGACCTCGGCACCGGGAACGAGCAGTCGATCACCATCAAGCCGCAGGACTCCCGCCCGTCCGAAGCCGAGATCCAGCGGATGATGGACGAGGCGAAGAAGTTCGAGGCGGAGGACCAGAAGAATCGCGAGGAGATCGAAATCAGGAACACCGCCGACACCGCTATCTTCACCGCCGAGCGGGCGATGAAGGACGCGGGCGATTCGATCGAGGCCGCGGACAAAGAGAAGATCGAGAGCGCGATCGCCGACCTCAAGAAGGCGCTCGAGGGCGACGACCTCGAGGCGATCAAGCAGAAGATGGATGCCCTGACCGAAGCGGTATATGCACTCACGACAAAGATGTACCAGCAGGCACAGGCGGCCGCCGCCCAGCAGCAGCAGACGGAAGGGGCCGCGAAGAAGGACGATACCGTCGTCGATGCCGATTACGAAGTCAAAGAGTGA
- a CDS encoding nucleotide exchange factor GrpE, which translates to MKEDTSEPNEKQQNLANEADAASPALEELQNAYDDLNSRYLRLAADFDNYRKRMDRELDARTTFAIENFAVELLEVVDNFERAERAEGAGLPEGMEQIKKLFMTILERHGITPIECRNLPFDPERHEAIAYVPSDAGEGTVIDEAVRGYCMQDKVIRCAKVVVSKGMEE; encoded by the coding sequence ATGAAGGAGGATACATCCGAACCAAACGAGAAGCAACAGAATCTCGCAAACGAGGCGGATGCAGCATCTCCGGCGCTTGAAGAGCTGCAGAATGCATATGACGACCTTAACAGCCGTTATCTGCGCCTTGCGGCGGATTTCGACAACTACCGCAAAAGAATGGACCGGGAACTCGACGCCCGTACGACGTTCGCCATCGAGAATTTCGCGGTGGAGTTGCTCGAGGTCGTAGACAACTTCGAGCGGGCGGAGAGAGCCGAGGGTGCAGGCCTCCCGGAAGGGATGGAGCAGATCAAGAAACTCTTCATGACCATCCTCGAACGGCACGGCATCACACCCATCGAATGCCGGAACCTTCCCTTCGACCCCGAACGGCACGAGGCGATCGCCTACGTCCCTTCGGACGCCGGGGAAGGAACCGTGATCGACGAGGCCGTCCGCGGATACTGTATGCAGGACAAGGTCATCAGATGCGCAAAAGTCGTAGTATCTAAAGGAATGGAGGAATAA